One segment of Candidatus Paceibacterota bacterium DNA contains the following:
- a CDS encoding sigma-70 family RNA polymerase sigma factor, whose product MKRKKPKAIKKKNLRNKSLKKGRKSTKVKNKKKVAVKAKKSSIRKTRGARALSPKTQKTKESIESAVEKILNKGKERGFVTYDEILKEFPNIESDIMLLDDLYSKIEVAGIDLLEGGNLLESSDELMKEKDIYKSSLSADSIQMYLKEIGQYPLISGAQEKELAQRIVKGDMEAKNILARSNLRLVVSIAKKYVGRSPDLTLLDLIQEGNLGLFKAVDKFDWEKGFKFSTYATWWIRQAITRALADQSRTIRVPVHMVETIAKYKQIVRRLSQDLGRDPMPEEVAIEMGMDVDKIHNITKIDQATVSLESPAGPDDDDGKSTLGDFIADDKILSPAEETSRRIVADQVKEILSDLPPKERRILEMRHGLLDGITHTLEEVGREFGVTRERIRQIEAKALEKLRNHQKIERLKNYL is encoded by the coding sequence ATGAAAAGAAAAAAACCCAAAGCTATTAAAAAGAAAAACCTTCGGAACAAATCTCTGAAAAAGGGCCGAAAGTCGACGAAGGTTAAAAATAAAAAAAAGGTTGCTGTAAAAGCCAAGAAATCTTCTATCAGAAAGACACGGGGTGCCCGGGCTCTTTCTCCTAAGACGCAGAAAACCAAGGAGAGTATTGAATCGGCAGTAGAGAAGATTTTGAACAAAGGCAAAGAAAGAGGTTTTGTTACTTATGATGAAATCTTAAAAGAATTTCCAAATATCGAAAGCGATATAATGCTACTTGACGACCTTTATTCCAAAATTGAGGTCGCTGGCATTGACCTTTTGGAAGGTGGAAATCTCTTAGAATCCAGCGATGAATTGATGAAGGAGAAGGACATATACAAATCTTCTTTGTCCGCAGATTCAATTCAGATGTATTTGAAAGAAATCGGACAATACCCTCTGATCTCCGGTGCTCAAGAAAAAGAATTGGCCCAAAGAATCGTAAAGGGGGACATGGAGGCAAAAAATATTTTGGCTAGGTCAAACTTGCGTCTTGTAGTCTCAATTGCCAAGAAATATGTTGGCCGAAGTCCTGATTTGACACTTTTGGACTTGATTCAGGAAGGCAATCTTGGCCTCTTTAAGGCAGTTGATAAATTTGATTGGGAAAAAGGATTTAAGTTTTCAACTTATGCTACTTGGTGGATTAGGCAAGCTATTACAAGAGCGCTTGCCGACCAATCACGCACCATTCGTGTTCCGGTTCACATGGTTGAGACAATCGCGAAATATAAGCAAATCGTCCGACGACTGTCGCAGGATTTGGGGCGCGACCCGATGCCAGAAGAAGTGGCGATTGAAATGGGAATGGACGTTGACAAAATTCACAACATTACCAAAATTGACCAAGCAACAGTGTCTTTGGAAAGTCCGGCTGGCCCTGACGATGACGATGGCAAATCCACTCTCGGGGACTTTATCGCTGATGATAAAATTCTTTCTCCGGCTGAAGAAACATCAAGAAGAATTGTAGCGGATCAAGTCAAAGAAATTCTTTCTGACTTACCACCGAAAGAAAGGCGGATTCTGGAAATGCGCCACGGTTTACTTGACGGTATTACCCACACTCTTGAAGAGGTTGGTAGGGAATTTGGTGTGACTCGCGAGAGAATAAGACAAATTGAAGCTAAGGCGCTTGAAAAATTAAGGAATCACCAAAAGATAGAACGTCTCAAAAATTACCTTTAA